A window of the Microbacterium sp. AZCO genome harbors these coding sequences:
- the yicI gene encoding alpha-xylosidase, whose translation MKFTDGFWQHRPGVTALYAQQAYDIARTDATPDGAGVVVTAPTTVIGKRGDTLNRAVLTVTLSSPLEGVVRVRVAHHSGGHWHGGFDLPGAAPGAGCVSISEAGGALTTGGLTARVEAGAPWSLSFEVDGTRVTGSGHKAEGYIHLAEGADVSHGVAGNARSGLGAPASTTYVHEQLDLGVGELIYGLGERFGPLVKNGQTVDIWNADGGTSSEQAYKNVPFYLSNRGYGVLVNDPGHVSFEIGSEAVERVQFSVAGEELEYFVIAGPTPKDVLTRYTALTGRPPIVPAWSYGLWLSTSFTTDYDEATVTSFIDEMAARELPVSVFHFDCFWMREFNWCDFEWDPRTFPDPDGMLTRLHDKDLRVCVWINPYIAQRSPLFAEAAAQGYLVKRPDGSVWQWDLWQAGMGLVDFTNPDATAWFQAHLRRLVDQGVDCFKTDFGERIPLEVAYFDGSDPSRMHNLYTQLYNKAVHDVLVDARGEGDAVLFARSATAGGQSMPVHWGGDNTSTFESMAETLRGGLSLAFSGFAFWSHDIGGFEGTPDAGVYKRWTAFGLLGSHSRFHGSGSYRVPWAFDEEAVEVTRVFTHLKMRLMPYLFQAGVDAAATGIALARPMQLEFPDDPSVAYLDRQYMLGPSILVAPVFSATGDVEFYLPAGTWTSLLSGEEMQGGAWRRENHGFTSLPLYVRSGAVIPWGARTDRPDYDYLDGLTLRVFPGGEGEASVTVTNPDGRSREFSVDLSEVTK comes from the coding sequence ATGAAGTTCACCGACGGGTTCTGGCAGCATCGCCCGGGCGTCACGGCGCTCTACGCGCAGCAGGCCTACGACATCGCCCGGACGGATGCGACGCCCGACGGCGCCGGGGTGGTCGTGACCGCGCCCACCACCGTGATCGGCAAGCGCGGCGACACCCTCAACCGGGCCGTGCTGACCGTCACCCTCTCGTCGCCCCTCGAGGGGGTCGTGCGGGTGCGGGTCGCGCACCACTCGGGCGGCCACTGGCACGGCGGGTTCGACCTGCCGGGTGCCGCCCCGGGCGCGGGCTGCGTCTCGATCTCGGAGGCGGGCGGTGCGCTCACGACGGGCGGGCTCACGGCGCGGGTCGAGGCGGGCGCCCCATGGTCGCTCTCGTTCGAGGTCGACGGGACGCGCGTCACGGGCTCCGGACACAAGGCCGAGGGCTACATCCATCTGGCCGAGGGGGCGGATGTCTCCCACGGCGTCGCCGGCAACGCGCGGTCGGGCCTGGGTGCGCCGGCATCCACCACCTACGTGCACGAGCAGCTCGACCTCGGCGTCGGCGAGCTCATCTACGGCCTCGGCGAGCGGTTCGGCCCGCTCGTCAAGAACGGCCAGACCGTCGACATCTGGAACGCCGACGGCGGCACGTCGAGCGAGCAGGCGTACAAGAACGTGCCGTTCTACCTCTCCAACCGCGGCTACGGGGTGCTCGTCAACGACCCGGGCCACGTCTCGTTCGAGATCGGCTCGGAGGCCGTTGAGCGCGTGCAGTTCTCGGTCGCGGGGGAGGAGCTCGAGTACTTCGTCATCGCGGGTCCGACCCCGAAGGACGTGCTGACGCGCTACACGGCGCTCACCGGGCGGCCGCCGATCGTGCCGGCCTGGTCGTACGGCCTGTGGCTCTCGACGAGCTTCACGACCGACTACGACGAGGCGACCGTCACGTCGTTCATCGACGAGATGGCCGCCCGCGAGCTGCCGGTCTCGGTGTTCCACTTCGACTGCTTCTGGATGCGCGAGTTCAACTGGTGCGACTTCGAGTGGGACCCCCGCACGTTCCCGGATCCCGACGGCATGCTCACCCGCCTCCACGACAAGGACCTCCGCGTCTGCGTGTGGATCAACCCGTACATCGCCCAGCGCTCGCCGCTGTTCGCCGAGGCCGCGGCCCAGGGCTACCTGGTGAAGCGCCCCGACGGCTCAGTGTGGCAGTGGGACCTCTGGCAGGCCGGCATGGGCCTCGTCGACTTCACGAACCCCGACGCGACGGCCTGGTTCCAGGCGCACCTGCGGCGCCTCGTCGATCAGGGCGTGGACTGCTTCAAGACCGACTTCGGTGAGCGCATCCCGCTCGAGGTCGCATACTTCGACGGGTCCGACCCGTCGCGCATGCACAACCTCTACACGCAGCTGTACAACAAGGCAGTGCACGACGTACTCGTCGACGCTCGCGGCGAGGGCGACGCCGTGCTGTTCGCCCGCTCGGCGACGGCGGGCGGCCAGTCGATGCCCGTGCACTGGGGCGGCGACAACACCTCGACGTTCGAGTCGATGGCGGAGACGCTCCGCGGCGGACTCTCGCTCGCGTTCAGCGGCTTCGCGTTCTGGAGCCACGACATCGGCGGCTTCGAGGGCACTCCGGATGCCGGCGTCTACAAGCGCTGGACGGCCTTCGGCCTGCTCGGCTCGCACTCGCGCTTCCACGGCTCCGGCTCGTACCGCGTGCCGTGGGCCTTCGACGAGGAGGCCGTCGAGGTCACCCGCGTCTTCACGCACCTCAAGATGCGGCTCATGCCGTACCTGTTCCAGGCGGGAGTGGATGCCGCGGCCACGGGCATCGCGCTGGCCCGGCCCATGCAGCTCGAGTTCCCCGACGACCCGTCGGTGGCCTACCTCGACCGTCAGTACATGCTCGGACCCTCGATCCTCGTGGCCCCGGTCTTCTCGGCGACGGGCGACGTGGAGTTCTATCTGCCGGCCGGCACGTGGACCTCGCTCCTGAGCGGTGAGGAGATGCAGGGCGGAGCGTGGCGTCGCGAGAACCACGGCTTCACCTCGCTGCCCCTCTATGTGCGCTCCGGCGCCGTGATCCCCTGGGGCGCGCGCACCGATCGCCCCGACTACGACTACCTCGACGGGCTGACGCTCCGCGTGTTCCCGGGCGGTGAGGGCGAGGCATCCGTCACCGTCACGAACCCCGACGGACGATCGCGGGAGTTCTCCGTCGACCTCTCGGAGGTGACGAAGTGA
- a CDS encoding carbohydrate ABC transporter permease, with protein MSATTAIVTPGKVRRARGGMTKKRALDWVLLVGVILGALIIMVPFYLILVNAFKSPIDYATSGPFAIPSAIDLSGIEKFWVRVNFPQKVWNSIFISGVVAVLAVLISVLNAFAIGIGRVRGRTWIVLLFLLANLLPQEALLYPLYYMFKSVHLYDNVWSVIIVFTVVQAAFGTYLLSSVYGTFPKEVLEAASLDGATRWQILWRVVFPISRPTLSVLLIFFFIWTWNEFLIPLTFLASNDNQTVPVAISVLQGDRLMDVTTTAGSALLGIIPTLIFFLIFQRTLTRGITAGAVK; from the coding sequence ATGTCCGCTACCACCGCCATCGTCACTCCGGGCAAGGTCCGTCGCGCTCGCGGCGGCATGACCAAGAAGCGCGCCCTCGACTGGGTGCTGCTCGTCGGCGTCATCCTCGGCGCCCTGATCATCATGGTGCCCTTCTACCTGATCCTCGTGAACGCCTTCAAGTCGCCGATCGACTATGCGACCTCGGGCCCGTTCGCCATTCCCAGCGCCATCGACCTGTCCGGCATCGAGAAGTTCTGGGTGCGCGTCAACTTCCCGCAGAAGGTGTGGAACTCGATCTTCATCTCGGGCGTGGTCGCCGTGCTCGCGGTGCTGATCTCGGTGCTCAACGCCTTCGCGATCGGCATCGGGCGCGTGCGCGGCCGCACGTGGATCGTGCTGCTCTTCCTCCTCGCGAACCTGCTGCCGCAGGAGGCGCTGCTCTACCCGCTGTACTACATGTTCAAGTCGGTGCACCTGTACGACAACGTGTGGTCGGTGATCATCGTCTTCACCGTCGTGCAGGCCGCGTTCGGCACATACCTGCTGTCGTCGGTGTACGGCACGTTCCCGAAGGAGGTGCTGGAGGCGGCATCCCTCGACGGAGCCACCCGCTGGCAGATCCTCTGGCGCGTGGTCTTCCCGATCAGCCGCCCGACCCTGTCGGTGCTGCTCATCTTCTTCTTCATCTGGACGTGGAACGAGTTCCTCATCCCGCTGACGTTCCTCGCCTCGAACGACAACCAGACGGTCCCGGTCGCCATCAGCGTCCTGCAGGGCGACCGCCTGATGGACGTCACGACGACGGCGGGATCGGCCCTCCTCGGCATCATCCCCACGCTCATCTTCTTCCTCATCTTCCAGCGCACACTCACACGCGGCATCACGGCAGGAGCGGTCAAGTAA
- a CDS encoding sugar ABC transporter permease: MTRADSGATRADRGASRAERGARTKLPPEEPAIPQGKGRGTAGYWLYLLPGFVLLLVIIVIPLIFNVYLTFTKWRGVRTPEFIGLDNWQKIFTDEHFWTSFVNSIWMVLAMVVVPTIVGLIVAALLFDVIGRKFGGKVGSFLRATYYLPQILPIAVAGIVIGWIFRPGATGAMNQLLGLVGIPPVDWLGQMPSALLVLMAVLVWVQIGYPIVVFMAALQRVDPELYEAAELDGANWFQRFGAITLSIIRPEVFVVTLTCTIAALKVFGPVYVITQGGPAGATLVPAYYAYQEFFTRRDIGYGATIATVLTVLVVIVSIIFIRVQSSLERKERAGL, translated from the coding sequence ATGACGCGCGCCGACAGCGGCGCCACGCGCGCCGACCGCGGCGCCTCCCGCGCCGAGCGTGGCGCGCGAACGAAGCTTCCCCCCGAGGAGCCCGCCATTCCGCAGGGCAAGGGCCGCGGAACCGCCGGGTACTGGCTCTACCTGCTGCCCGGATTCGTCCTGCTGCTCGTCATCATCGTCATCCCGCTCATCTTCAACGTGTATCTCACGTTCACGAAGTGGCGCGGGGTGCGCACGCCCGAGTTCATCGGGCTGGACAACTGGCAGAAGATCTTCACCGACGAGCACTTCTGGACCTCGTTCGTCAACTCGATCTGGATGGTCCTCGCGATGGTCGTCGTCCCGACGATCGTCGGGCTCATCGTCGCGGCGCTCCTGTTCGACGTCATCGGACGCAAGTTCGGCGGCAAGGTCGGCAGCTTCCTGCGCGCCACGTACTACCTCCCGCAGATCCTCCCCATCGCCGTCGCCGGCATCGTGATCGGCTGGATCTTCCGGCCGGGTGCGACGGGCGCGATGAACCAGCTGCTCGGGCTCGTCGGCATCCCTCCCGTCGACTGGCTGGGGCAGATGCCGTCGGCCCTGCTCGTGCTCATGGCGGTGCTCGTGTGGGTGCAGATCGGCTACCCGATCGTCGTCTTCATGGCGGCGCTGCAGCGCGTCGACCCCGAGCTGTACGAAGCGGCCGAGCTCGACGGCGCCAACTGGTTCCAGCGGTTCGGAGCGATCACGCTCAGCATCATCCGCCCCGAGGTGTTCGTCGTGACCCTCACGTGCACGATCGCCGCCCTCAAGGTCTTCGGCCCCGTGTACGTCATCACGCAGGGCGGCCCGGCCGGCGCGACCCTCGTGCCCGCGTACTACGCGTACCAGGAGTTCTTCACCCGCCGCGACATCGGCTACGGCGCGACGATCGCGACGGTGCTCACGGTGCTCGTCGTCATCGTGTCGATCATCTTCATCCGCGTGCAGAGCTCGCTGGAGCGCAAGGAAAGGGCGGGTCTGTGA
- a CDS encoding extracellular solute-binding protein: protein MARITSARRKTLAVAGAVTAAALALAGCSAGGDSGGTDGQTLKLWHYEGEDSAMAKAWNEAITTFEKETGAKVEFEQKSFEQIQKTASQVLDSDAAPDVMEFNKGNATAGFLASTGLISDLGDAVDEYGWADKLAPSLQTTAKYSDTGVMGGDTWYGIPNYGEFVGVYYNKDAFAKAGLEIPTTYDEFVKVLDAFVAQGITPLAEAGAEYPLGQLWYQLALSKADRSFVDDYQLYKNPVDWQGSELTYATDTLKDYVDKGYIAKDVSSVKAEDAGVSFINGTAPIFVSGSWWYGRFVEQAKDFDWTFQAFPDSKLSLGSSGNLWVVPENAKNKDLAYKFIDITMRPEIQAIIGNNGGLPVAANAEDITDPKSKELISTFQGILDKDGLSFYPDWPAPGFYDTIVQQLQGLVTGTQDAKTTNANLGDAYEEGTADFR from the coding sequence ATGGCACGAATCACATCAGCACGCAGAAAGACCCTCGCGGTCGCCGGAGCCGTCACGGCTGCCGCGCTCGCGCTCGCCGGCTGCTCGGCCGGTGGCGACTCGGGCGGCACCGACGGCCAGACCCTCAAGCTGTGGCACTACGAGGGTGAGGACAGCGCCATGGCCAAGGCCTGGAACGAGGCCATCACGACCTTCGAGAAGGAGACCGGCGCAAAGGTCGAGTTCGAGCAGAAGTCGTTCGAGCAGATCCAGAAGACGGCGAGCCAGGTGCTCGACTCCGACGCGGCTCCCGACGTGATGGAGTTCAACAAGGGCAACGCGACCGCCGGGTTCCTGGCGAGCACGGGCCTCATCAGCGACCTCGGCGATGCCGTCGACGAGTACGGCTGGGCCGACAAGCTCGCCCCCTCGCTGCAGACGACCGCCAAGTACAGCGACACCGGCGTCATGGGCGGCGACACCTGGTACGGCATCCCGAACTACGGCGAGTTCGTCGGGGTCTACTACAACAAGGATGCCTTCGCGAAGGCGGGCCTCGAGATCCCGACGACCTACGACGAGTTCGTGAAGGTGCTGGACGCGTTCGTCGCACAGGGCATCACGCCCCTCGCCGAGGCCGGCGCGGAGTACCCGCTCGGCCAGCTCTGGTACCAGCTGGCCCTCTCGAAGGCCGACCGGTCGTTCGTCGACGACTACCAGCTCTACAAGAACCCGGTCGACTGGCAGGGCTCCGAGCTCACCTACGCGACCGACACGCTGAAGGACTACGTCGACAAGGGCTACATCGCCAAGGACGTCTCGTCGGTCAAGGCCGAGGACGCCGGCGTCTCGTTCATCAACGGCACCGCGCCGATCTTCGTCTCGGGCTCGTGGTGGTACGGCCGCTTCGTCGAGCAGGCGAAGGACTTCGACTGGACCTTCCAGGCCTTCCCCGACTCCAAGCTCTCGCTGGGCTCGTCGGGCAACCTCTGGGTCGTGCCCGAGAACGCCAAGAACAAGGACCTCGCGTACAAGTTCATCGACATCACGATGCGCCCCGAGATCCAGGCGATCATCGGCAACAACGGCGGCCTCCCCGTCGCCGCGAACGCCGAGGACATCACCGACCCGAAGAGCAAGGAGCTCATCTCCACGTTCCAGGGCATCCTCGACAAGGACGGCCTCTCGTTCTACCCCGACTGGCCCGCGCCCGGCTTCTACGACACCATCGTGCAGCAGCTGCAGGGCCTCGTGACCGGCACGCAGGACGCGAAGACGACGAACGCCAACCTCGGCGACGCCTACGAAGAAGGAACAGCGGACTTCCGCTGA
- a CDS encoding LacI family DNA-binding transcriptional regulator: MAKINEVAEAAGVSISTVSYALSGKRPVSLETRKRIEKAVRELGYSPNAGARMLAGSRTHIFALTEPLRRDSHAPTHMSFVLATAVAARRNDYDILLLTEEQASAGMARVASSGLVDAILVLDVAPDDERVALARSIETPTIFVGVPDDHEGLVCVDLDFEAAATLAVDRVVDAGHRSIGLVGQPQVAYEKSNFPPRVRKAFERRAAERGIRFDFRVSGDRMPSQEVTREATRGLVENGATALLVHAADDVHNAVIAELSELGLSVPGDISLVSVAASFDTAALPIPVDVIPLLPEPSCDLAVDLAVRSLTPERPAPGLHLIPPVYYDRKSVASPPPARG, translated from the coding sequence ATGGCGAAGATCAACGAGGTGGCCGAGGCCGCCGGCGTCTCGATCAGCACCGTGTCGTACGCGCTGAGCGGCAAGCGCCCCGTCTCGCTCGAGACGCGCAAGCGCATCGAGAAGGCCGTGCGCGAACTGGGGTACAGCCCCAACGCCGGCGCCCGGATGCTGGCGGGCAGCCGCACCCACATCTTCGCTCTCACTGAGCCGCTGCGTCGCGACTCCCACGCCCCGACGCACATGTCCTTCGTCCTCGCGACGGCGGTCGCCGCTCGGCGCAACGACTACGACATCCTGCTGCTGACGGAGGAGCAGGCGTCGGCGGGCATGGCGCGCGTCGCCTCCAGCGGCCTCGTCGACGCGATCCTCGTCCTCGACGTCGCCCCCGACGACGAGCGGGTGGCGCTCGCCCGCTCGATCGAGACGCCCACGATCTTCGTCGGTGTGCCCGACGACCACGAAGGCCTCGTGTGCGTCGACCTCGACTTCGAGGCGGCCGCGACGCTGGCCGTCGACCGTGTCGTCGACGCGGGGCACCGTTCGATCGGACTCGTCGGGCAGCCGCAGGTCGCGTACGAGAAGTCGAACTTCCCGCCGCGGGTTCGCAAGGCTTTCGAGCGCCGGGCGGCCGAGCGCGGTATCCGGTTCGATTTCCGCGTCTCGGGAGACCGGATGCCGAGCCAGGAGGTCACTCGCGAGGCGACGCGCGGTCTCGTCGAGAACGGCGCGACGGCACTGCTCGTGCACGCCGCCGATGACGTCCACAACGCCGTCATCGCCGAGCTCTCGGAGCTCGGGCTGAGCGTGCCCGGAGACATCTCGCTCGTGTCGGTCGCCGCCTCGTTCGACACCGCGGCGCTTCCGATCCCCGTCGACGTCATCCCGCTCCTGCCCGAGCCCTCTTGCGATCTCGCCGTCGACCTCGCTGTCCGCAGCCTCACGCCGGAGCGCCCCGCGCCCGGTCTGCACCTGATCCCGCCGGTCTACTACGACCGGAAATCCGTCGCGTCGCCGCCCCCGGCGCGCGGCTGA
- a CDS encoding alpha/beta hydrolase yields MAPLAQRFTWRGATIVTDQHGSGPRTFVLVHGIGMGRSVFADLIRQLASHARVIAIDLPGYGEAPEPPLTLTVERNADVVAAFLETHRFSDVTLVGHSMGTQVAIEVAARHPSTVRRIVLAGPTVDPRERRAPLLIGRLVQDIAIERPVVWARGAREYLRAGPNLRAKFRAMLRHRPEDTLPRVTVPALVLRGELDLVARADWCAEVARLLPDGTFVEVPDHGHETMIRDAAPAAAAITAFAASR; encoded by the coding sequence GTGGCCCCCCTCGCGCAGCGCTTCACCTGGCGCGGAGCGACGATCGTGACGGACCAGCACGGCAGCGGCCCTCGCACCTTCGTGCTCGTGCACGGCATCGGAATGGGCCGGAGCGTCTTCGCCGACCTCATCCGGCAGCTCGCGAGCCACGCTCGGGTCATCGCCATCGACCTGCCCGGGTACGGCGAGGCGCCGGAGCCGCCTCTCACGCTGACCGTCGAGCGCAACGCCGACGTCGTGGCGGCCTTCCTCGAGACCCACCGCTTCTCCGATGTGACCCTCGTCGGCCATTCGATGGGCACGCAGGTCGCGATCGAGGTCGCGGCGCGGCATCCATCGACCGTCCGGCGGATCGTCCTGGCCGGCCCCACGGTCGACCCACGGGAGCGGCGCGCGCCGCTGCTGATCGGACGGCTGGTGCAGGACATCGCGATCGAACGGCCCGTCGTGTGGGCGCGCGGCGCGCGCGAGTACCTGCGCGCGGGACCGAATCTGCGGGCGAAGTTCCGCGCCATGCTGCGGCACCGGCCCGAAGACACCCTCCCGCGCGTAACGGTGCCGGCGCTCGTGCTGCGTGGCGAGCTCGACCTCGTGGCGAGGGCGGACTGGTGCGCCGAGGTCGCCCGGCTCCTCCCCGACGGCACGTTCGTCGAGGTGCCCGACCACGGTCACGAGACGATGATCCGGGATGCCGCGCCCGCGGCCGCGGCCATCACGGCGTTCGCGGCGTCCCGCTGA
- a CDS encoding cupin domain-containing protein encodes MTDFRILEIGALDEWRSHYGGFRPESSRDGRRVVDHELEMQFIGLTANALEPGEEAGYWHAHARIEELYVFLGGRGQMGLDDEIVDVAAGTVVRVGQGVWRTWRASPDSPDQLRWLCIRAGGYELPHFPDDSQRDNDRPSPW; translated from the coding sequence GTGACGGACTTCCGGATACTCGAGATCGGCGCCCTCGACGAGTGGCGCAGCCACTACGGCGGATTCCGCCCCGAGAGCTCGCGCGACGGTCGGCGCGTCGTCGACCACGAGCTCGAGATGCAGTTCATCGGGCTGACGGCGAACGCGCTCGAACCGGGGGAGGAAGCCGGCTACTGGCACGCGCACGCGCGTATCGAGGAGCTGTACGTCTTCCTCGGCGGGCGGGGGCAGATGGGCCTCGACGATGAGATCGTCGACGTCGCAGCCGGTACCGTCGTGCGCGTGGGCCAGGGCGTGTGGCGCACGTGGCGAGCGTCGCCCGACAGCCCCGACCAGCTGCGGTGGCTGTGCATCCGCGCCGGCGGCTACGAGCTGCCGCACTTCCCCGACGACAGTCAGCGCGACAACGACCGCCCGTCGCCCTGGTGA
- a CDS encoding DUF1622 domain-containing protein — MDIESVFTAVAVGFEVVGAAAMVIGFVIAVVLGIRSLLRREGAHAAYTALRTTLGAAILLGLEVLVAADLVRTITSKPSLEDALILGIIVIIRTILSISIQIEIDGVAPWRRALLTSGGQLLGHAVAKDRDAAARAGTPGDDPAA, encoded by the coding sequence GTGGACATCGAGTCGGTCTTCACCGCCGTCGCTGTCGGCTTCGAGGTGGTCGGCGCCGCGGCGATGGTCATCGGGTTCGTCATCGCCGTCGTGCTCGGCATCCGCTCCCTCCTTCGTCGCGAGGGTGCGCATGCGGCCTACACGGCCCTGCGCACGACACTCGGCGCCGCGATCCTGCTGGGCCTCGAAGTGCTCGTCGCCGCCGACCTCGTGCGCACCATCACATCGAAGCCCTCGCTCGAAGACGCCCTCATCCTCGGGATCATCGTGATCATCCGCACGATCCTCTCGATCTCCATCCAGATCGAGATCGACGGCGTCGCGCCGTGGCGGCGTGCGCTGCTCACGAGCGGCGGTCAGCTCCTCGGTCACGCTGTCGCGAAGGATCGGGATGCCGCGGCCCGCGCCGGGACGCCGGGCGACGATCCCGCCGCCTGA
- a CDS encoding GNAT family N-acetyltransferase, translated as MSDLTFAHEPDASRYALFRGDDLVSVLDYRDDGRSVAMTRAYTVPTFRGHGYAGELVDRAVAELEARGDRSVIPVCWYVADWFAANPARAGILQQRRSA; from the coding sequence GTGAGTGACCTGACCTTCGCGCACGAGCCGGACGCCTCGCGGTACGCCCTGTTCCGGGGCGACGACCTCGTGAGCGTGCTCGACTATCGCGACGACGGCCGGAGCGTCGCGATGACCCGCGCGTACACCGTGCCCACCTTCCGCGGCCACGGCTACGCGGGCGAGCTGGTCGATCGTGCGGTGGCCGAGCTCGAGGCGCGCGGCGATCGCTCGGTCATCCCGGTCTGCTGGTACGTCGCCGACTGGTTCGCCGCCAATCCGGCGCGCGCCGGCATCCTCCAGCAGCGCCGCTCGGCTTAG
- a CDS encoding winged helix-turn-helix domain-containing protein, which produces MSTTALLDRTSAPAAPVRHLRAVTAPVTTVDAPGADAPAVEAPAAPAQRNLPPGTAPRGFALYVGLDEVKAAAAGVSLPLLVDALRRTIADLAPNAETYATVALAPVGAGGRDVDVVRLALHEPSAVARTKQEEPEDDERTAGGVVVDISRKRVLIEGESAAFTFKEFELLQYLVLREGRTIERNELVSSLWQAGDDDAPGERTIDVHVRRLRAKLGRYEDIVRTVRGVGYRFDRHADVVIRYGHGTPSPDRF; this is translated from the coding sequence ATGTCGACCACCGCTCTCCTCGACCGCACCTCCGCCCCCGCCGCTCCCGTCCGCCACCTCCGCGCCGTGACCGCTCCCGTGACCACCGTCGATGCCCCCGGCGCGGACGCCCCCGCCGTGGAGGCGCCGGCCGCTCCCGCCCAGCGCAACCTGCCCCCGGGCACCGCGCCCCGCGGCTTCGCCCTCTACGTGGGCCTCGACGAGGTCAAGGCGGCCGCCGCCGGCGTCTCGCTCCCCCTCCTCGTCGACGCGCTCCGCCGCACGATCGCCGACCTCGCACCCAACGCCGAGACGTACGCGACCGTCGCCCTCGCTCCCGTCGGAGCGGGCGGACGCGATGTCGACGTCGTGCGCCTCGCGCTGCACGAGCCGTCGGCCGTCGCCCGCACGAAGCAGGAGGAGCCCGAGGACGACGAGCGCACCGCCGGAGGCGTCGTCGTCGACATCTCGCGCAAGCGCGTGCTGATCGAGGGCGAGTCCGCGGCCTTCACGTTCAAGGAGTTCGAGCTGCTGCAGTACCTCGTGCTCCGCGAGGGCCGCACGATCGAGCGCAACGAGCTCGTCTCGTCGCTGTGGCAGGCCGGCGACGACGACGCGCCGGGCGAGCGCACGATCGACGTGCACGTCCGTCGCCTGCGCGCCAAGCTCGGGCGCTACGAGGACATCGTGCGCACCGTGCGCGGCGTCGGCTACCGCTTCGACCGTCACGCCGACGTCGTGATCCGCTACGGGCACGGCACGCCCTCGCCCGACCGCTTCTGA
- a CDS encoding DNA-3-methyladenine glycosylase 2 family protein yields MTTSLSRIRALPGVAGQRARDPRPDHGRALETEYRPRHPLDLARTVLYQRHGAGDPTMTTDGAVIWRASRTPEGVATLALRESPAGVVRGAAWGPGRHWALSQLPALCGDADDPSGFEAGIHPLIADAHHRNPGLRLSRTDLLFDALASAIFEQKVTGMQAFGAWRRIVTWFGERAPGPTPRPMFAPPTIDGWRRIPSWAWHRAGLEPPQARTVVAAAQHGDSIARAVDTAAGGEARERVLVSLPGIGPWTSAETRIRAYGDADAVSVGDYHLAHEVGFALTGARTDDDGMIALLEPWAGHRQRVIRLIGLSGVHEARRGPRLHPEDHRER; encoded by the coding sequence ATGACGACCTCGCTGTCCCGCATCCGGGCCCTGCCCGGCGTCGCCGGACAGCGGGCGCGAGACCCTCGGCCCGACCACGGCCGGGCGCTCGAGACCGAGTATCGGCCGCGGCATCCCCTCGACCTCGCTCGCACCGTGCTGTACCAGCGGCACGGCGCGGGAGACCCGACGATGACCACCGACGGCGCCGTCATCTGGCGTGCGAGCCGCACTCCGGAGGGCGTCGCCACCCTCGCGCTGCGCGAGTCGCCTGCGGGGGTCGTGCGCGGGGCGGCGTGGGGCCCGGGCCGGCACTGGGCGCTGAGCCAGCTGCCCGCCCTGTGCGGCGACGCCGACGATCCTTCCGGGTTCGAGGCTGGCATCCACCCGCTCATCGCGGATGCGCACCACCGCAACCCCGGCCTGCGGCTCAGCCGCACGGATCTGCTCTTCGACGCCCTCGCGAGTGCGATCTTCGAGCAGAAGGTCACCGGGATGCAGGCATTCGGCGCGTGGCGGCGGATCGTGACGTGGTTCGGCGAGCGAGCCCCCGGACCGACGCCGCGCCCCATGTTCGCGCCGCCCACGATCGACGGGTGGCGCCGCATCCCCTCGTGGGCGTGGCACCGTGCCGGGCTCGAGCCGCCGCAGGCGCGGACCGTCGTCGCTGCGGCGCAGCACGGCGACTCGATCGCGCGGGCCGTGGACACCGCAGCCGGCGGCGAGGCGCGCGAGCGCGTGCTCGTGAGCCTCCCCGGCATCGGACCGTGGACCAGCGCCGAGACGCGCATCCGGGCGTACGGCGACGCCGATGCCGTGAGCGTCGGCGACTACCACCTCGCGCACGAGGTCGGGTTCGCCCTCACGGGGGCGCGCACCGACGACGACGGCATGATCGCGCTCCTCGAACCGTGGGCGGGGCATCGGCAGCGGGTCATCCGGCTCATCGGCCTGAGCGGCGTGCACGAGGCACGCCGCGGCCCGCGGCTGCATCCGGAAGACCATCGCGAGCGCTGA
- a CDS encoding STAS/SEC14 domain-containing protein: MIDPIPDLPPGVLGFRAVGVVEAADYRSVLDPAIDAAVAKGQKVNLVFVLGDEFDRYSLSALWQDVLLEGKPEGAWGRVALVTNRRVIGQMVHGLGFLMPAEFRLFPLSALATAIDWAAGEKVPDADA, encoded by the coding sequence ATGATCGACCCGATTCCCGACCTTCCCCCCGGAGTGCTGGGCTTCCGTGCCGTCGGCGTCGTCGAGGCCGCCGACTACCGCTCGGTGCTCGACCCCGCGATCGATGCGGCCGTCGCCAAAGGCCAGAAGGTCAACCTCGTCTTCGTGCTCGGCGACGAATTCGACCGCTACTCGCTGAGCGCGCTCTGGCAGGACGTGCTGCTGGAGGGCAAGCCCGAAGGCGCCTGGGGGCGCGTCGCGCTCGTGACCAACCGCCGCGTGATCGGCCAGATGGTCCACGGGCTCGGATTCCTCATGCCGGCCGAGTTCCGGCTGTTTCCGCTGAGCGCCCTCGCGACCGCGATCGACTGGGCGGCGGGCGAGAAGGTTCCGGACGCCGACGCCTGA